Proteins encoded within one genomic window of Lysinibacillus sphaericus:
- the lpdA gene encoding dihydrolipoyl dehydrogenase, with protein sequence MAQNYDVVILGGGTGGYVAAIRAAQLGLKTAIVERERLGGTCLHKGCIPSKALLRSAEVYRMANKTASEFGVDITGVTLQFNKVQARKQAIVEQLSQGVNTLMKKGKIDVYEGTGRILGPSIFSPMPGTISVEMRNGEENEMLVPTNVVIATGSKPRGMAGLTVDGKYVMNSDHALQMEELPTSLLIVGGGVIGIEWASMLCDFGVAVTVIEYGPTILPAEDADIVKEVTKQLENRGVRIVTNARLNTDSFKIENDNVFISAKLQDNEEQFEAEKLLLCVGREANIHGIGLENTDIEIDNGFIQVRDSYQTKESHMYAIGDVIGGLQLAHVASHEGLSAIEHIATGKVAPLDVLQVPKCVYSFPEVASIGLTESAARENGHVLKIGKFPFKAIGKALVNGESDGFVKIIADEKTDDILGIHMVGPHVTDLIGEASLAKLLDATPWEISQAIHPHPSLNEVLVESALAVDKRAIHF encoded by the coding sequence ATGGCTCAAAATTATGATGTTGTTATTTTAGGGGGAGGGACAGGTGGCTACGTTGCAGCAATTCGTGCGGCACAATTAGGCTTAAAAACAGCTATTGTGGAACGTGAACGACTTGGTGGTACTTGTCTACATAAAGGCTGTATTCCGAGTAAAGCATTACTTCGAAGTGCTGAAGTATATCGTATGGCCAATAAAACCGCGAGTGAATTTGGCGTAGACATTACAGGTGTTACCTTGCAATTCAATAAGGTGCAAGCGCGCAAACAAGCAATAGTAGAGCAATTAAGCCAAGGTGTGAATACACTGATGAAAAAAGGCAAAATTGATGTTTATGAAGGAACAGGTCGAATTTTAGGACCATCTATTTTTTCACCAATGCCAGGTACTATATCAGTAGAGATGCGCAATGGTGAGGAAAATGAAATGCTTGTTCCTACCAATGTTGTCATTGCAACAGGATCGAAGCCACGAGGAATGGCAGGATTAACGGTTGATGGGAAGTATGTCATGAATTCTGACCATGCATTGCAAATGGAAGAATTACCGACTTCATTATTGATTGTTGGTGGTGGTGTAATCGGCATCGAGTGGGCATCTATGCTTTGTGATTTTGGAGTAGCTGTAACTGTAATTGAATACGGTCCTACGATTTTACCAGCTGAGGATGCGGATATTGTAAAAGAAGTGACAAAACAGCTTGAAAATCGTGGTGTGCGCATTGTGACGAATGCTCGGTTAAATACAGATAGCTTTAAAATAGAAAATGATAACGTTTTCATTTCGGCGAAGCTTCAGGATAATGAGGAACAATTTGAAGCAGAGAAATTATTGCTTTGTGTTGGACGTGAAGCAAATATACATGGCATTGGTTTAGAAAATACCGATATTGAAATCGACAACGGCTTTATTCAAGTACGCGATTCTTATCAAACAAAGGAATCACATATGTATGCCATTGGAGATGTAATCGGTGGTTTACAATTGGCGCACGTTGCCTCACATGAAGGCTTGTCCGCTATTGAACATATTGCGACAGGAAAAGTAGCGCCGTTAGATGTTTTGCAAGTACCGAAATGTGTGTATTCCTTCCCAGAAGTGGCTAGTATCGGTTTAACGGAAAGTGCTGCTCGCGAAAATGGTCATGTATTAAAGATTGGTAAATTTCCTTTTAAAGCAATAGGTAAGGCGCTAGTTAATGGAGAATCAGATGGTTTTGTTAAAATAATAGCCGATGAAAAAACGGACGATATTTTGGGTATTCATATGGTAGGGCCGCATGTGACGGATTTAATAGGAGAAGCTTCATTAGCGAAATTATTAGATGCAACTCCTTGGGAAATTAGTCAAGCAATCCATCCACATCCATCATTAAATGAAGTATTAGTGGAGTCAGCTTTAGCTGTCGATAAGCGAGCTATTCATTTTTAA
- a CDS encoding methylmalonyl-CoA mutase family protein, whose product MSNNMKNIEFEKPSYSEWQDAAIKALKGKPFESLLTKTSEGVTLEPLYTQESLVAKLGDELDKQVATIRSLQNSQVFRVAQQVYAETSEAFFAQLDDSLARGNEIVTIDSRVNFEWSEEILAQLAPYFSEYSFKITVKDENDPLLAVFDNITNEQRETVNGYIVAKNPIKLEGLPNVRTISANTVTYHNEGANAVQELAYALAIAAKYAEQEENFEAFAQKFYVSFAIDTQFFTEIAKLRAFKVLWKAFSSAYGVEENVKIPTLAETSLRSFSKLDVYVNLLRAANEALSGLIGGADVFTVHPHDALTKPTEQSVRIARNVSLVLKEETNVLKITDPAGGSYFIESLTADFVKEAWALFLEIEAAGGMDAYAASGKLAEALEVSYQARIKAAQTRKQSVIGTNIYANPADVLESETNPLFADVKRISIPFEQLRAQMTAANVKTGILALGSLKSSKPRADFVSGFLNTVGLVPEKSEPVATVEEALSWLNTTEAKYVVIAGNDDTTKELVPAILAKKPANVIVDVAGKFKDEEEAWLANGLNGFIFAGQNIIEKLNSVFASMKEVQR is encoded by the coding sequence ATGTCAAACAACATGAAAAATATTGAATTTGAAAAGCCGTCCTATTCAGAATGGCAAGATGCAGCAATCAAAGCTTTAAAAGGGAAACCATTCGAGTCTCTTTTAACGAAAACAAGTGAGGGTGTTACTTTAGAACCACTTTATACACAAGAAAGTTTAGTAGCAAAACTTGGAGATGAACTAGATAAACAAGTTGCCACAATCCGTTCCCTGCAAAATAGTCAAGTATTTCGTGTGGCACAGCAAGTTTATGCAGAAACAAGTGAAGCATTTTTCGCTCAACTTGATGATAGTTTAGCTCGTGGTAATGAGATTGTGACAATTGATAGCCGTGTAAACTTTGAATGGTCTGAAGAAATATTGGCACAACTAGCTCCTTATTTCTCTGAATATTCGTTTAAAATAACGGTAAAAGACGAGAATGATCCATTGTTAGCAGTATTTGACAACATCACAAATGAACAGCGTGAAACTGTGAATGGGTATATTGTAGCTAAAAACCCTATCAAGCTTGAAGGATTGCCAAATGTACGAACAATTAGTGCAAACACAGTAACTTACCATAATGAAGGCGCTAATGCCGTACAAGAATTAGCGTATGCACTTGCTATTGCAGCAAAATATGCAGAGCAAGAAGAAAACTTTGAAGCTTTTGCACAAAAATTTTATGTTTCATTTGCGATTGATACACAATTCTTCACAGAAATTGCGAAGTTACGTGCATTTAAAGTACTTTGGAAAGCGTTCTCATCCGCTTATGGTGTGGAAGAGAATGTGAAAATTCCAACGCTTGCGGAAACTTCTCTACGAAGCTTCTCGAAATTGGATGTTTACGTAAATTTACTACGTGCAGCAAATGAAGCGCTTTCTGGATTAATTGGCGGTGCGGATGTATTTACAGTTCACCCACATGATGCATTAACGAAGCCTACAGAACAATCCGTTCGTATTGCTCGAAATGTATCTTTAGTGTTAAAAGAAGAAACAAATGTTTTAAAAATAACAGATCCTGCCGGTGGTTCATACTTCATTGAATCATTAACAGCGGACTTCGTAAAAGAAGCTTGGGCATTATTCTTAGAAATTGAAGCTGCTGGTGGAATGGACGCGTATGCGGCATCCGGTAAATTGGCAGAAGCATTAGAAGTATCTTACCAAGCGCGCATTAAAGCGGCACAAACACGCAAACAATCGGTTATCGGTACGAATATTTATGCAAATCCAGCAGATGTACTTGAAAGTGAAACGAACCCATTATTTGCAGATGTGAAGCGTATTTCGATTCCGTTTGAGCAACTGCGAGCACAAATGACTGCTGCCAATGTGAAAACAGGAATTCTAGCATTAGGTTCACTAAAAAGTTCAAAACCTCGTGCAGACTTTGTATCTGGTTTCTTAAACACTGTTGGTCTAGTACCAGAAAAAAGCGAACCAGTAGCAACAGTTGAGGAAGCGCTCTCTTGGCTAAATACAACAGAAGCAAAATATGTTGTTATTGCAGGCAATGACGATACTACAAAAGAATTAGTACCAGCGATTTTAGCTAAAAAACCAGCAAACGTCATTGTAGACGTTGCAGGTAAATTTAAAGACGAAGAAGAAGCTTGGTTAGCAAATGGCTTAAACGGCTTTATTTTCGCAGGACAGAACATCATTGAAAAATTAAATTCAGTGTTCGCTAGCATGAAGGAGGTCCAACGATGA
- a CDS encoding thiamine pyrophosphate-dependent dehydrogenase E1 component subunit alpha, with protein MQDVQLKHEDLGLTNEEVLAMFETMLMARRLDERMWLLNRSGKIPFVISCQGQEAAQVGAAFALDKNKDYIAPYYRDMGVVLHFGMTPKELMLSAFAKAEDPNSGGRQMPGHFGQKKNRILTGSSPVTTQVPHAVGVALAGRLQKEDFIAFVTLGEGSSNQGDFHEGANFAGVHKLPVIIMVENNQYAISVPVERQLGCAKVSDRGIGYGMPGVTVDGKCPLQVYKVVKEAAERARSGEGPSLIETVTFRLTAHSSDDDDRQYRTAEDIAEGKAKDPIVLFEKYLQDAGIMTESLRTEIEERVMAEVNEATDYAEAAPYAKPEEALKYVYAPVDGGDV; from the coding sequence ATGCAAGACGTTCAACTGAAACATGAAGATTTAGGGTTAACGAATGAAGAAGTCCTTGCTATGTTCGAAACGATGTTAATGGCAAGAAGATTAGATGAGCGCATGTGGTTATTAAACCGTTCAGGTAAAATTCCATTTGTAATTTCTTGTCAGGGACAGGAGGCTGCACAAGTTGGAGCAGCATTTGCGCTAGATAAAAATAAAGATTATATTGCACCGTATTATCGAGATATGGGTGTAGTTTTACATTTTGGTATGACGCCAAAAGAGCTGATGTTATCAGCATTTGCAAAGGCTGAAGATCCAAACTCTGGCGGCCGCCAAATGCCCGGGCATTTTGGGCAAAAGAAAAACCGCATTTTGACTGGTTCTTCACCCGTAACAACACAAGTACCGCATGCTGTTGGGGTGGCGCTTGCGGGGCGCTTGCAAAAGGAGGATTTCATCGCCTTTGTTACGTTAGGAGAAGGTTCTTCCAACCAAGGTGATTTCCATGAAGGGGCAAATTTTGCCGGTGTGCATAAACTACCAGTCATTATAATGGTAGAAAACAATCAATATGCTATTTCAGTACCAGTGGAACGTCAGTTAGGTTGTGCAAAAGTATCCGATCGTGGTATTGGCTATGGCATGCCAGGCGTAACAGTAGACGGCAAATGTCCACTGCAAGTTTATAAGGTTGTCAAAGAGGCGGCAGAACGCGCTCGTAGCGGTGAAGGGCCAAGTTTAATAGAAACGGTGACATTCCGTTTAACTGCACACTCTTCGGATGATGATGATCGTCAATACCGTACAGCAGAAGATATCGCGGAAGGCAAAGCGAAGGATCCGATTGTATTGTTTGAGAAGTATTTACAAGATGCTGGCATTATGACGGAATCTCTTCGTACTGAAATAGAAGAGCGTGTGATGGCCGAAGTAAATGAAGCGACGGACTATGCAGAGGCAGCTCCTTACGCTAAACCAGAGGAAGCCTTGAAGTACGTATATGCACCAGTGGACGGAGGTGACGTGTAA
- a CDS encoding dihydrolipoamide acetyltransferase family protein, which produces MAIQSITMPQLGESVTEGTIEKWLVQPGDTVKKYDPLAEVVTDKVNAEIPSSFEGVITELLAEEGQTLPVGAVVCSIEIAGDGEVPASPPVKKSTVSAAILNAGIQKKQESPKEVTAPIASANTVRQQKNRYSPAVLRLAQEHDIPLEQVVGTGEGGRITRKDLQQLIDAGNIPTPKDVTPSEPVAVATTASSQPVAAVETPTKPIASSPVLQTGDIEIPVTNVRRAIANNMVRSAQEVPHAWMMMEVDVTDLVAYRDSIKMDFKQKEGFNITYFAFFVKAVAQALKEFPMMNSMWAGDKIIQKHDINISIAVATDDALFVPVIKHADEKSIKGIAKEIHELAQKVRTGKLTMDNMQGGTFTVNNTGAFGSVQSMGIINYPQAAILQVESIVKKPVVLPGGMFAARDIVNLCLSLDHRVLDGLVCGKFLNRVKEILENTNKSSTSVY; this is translated from the coding sequence ATGGCGATTCAAAGCATTACGATGCCACAGCTCGGTGAAAGCGTAACAGAAGGTACAATCGAAAAATGGCTCGTACAACCAGGTGATACAGTAAAAAAATATGATCCATTAGCAGAAGTTGTGACGGATAAAGTAAATGCAGAAATCCCATCTTCTTTTGAAGGGGTCATTACAGAACTACTTGCAGAAGAAGGGCAAACGTTACCAGTTGGAGCAGTGGTTTGTTCCATTGAAATCGCAGGTGACGGTGAAGTGCCAGCGTCTCCACCAGTGAAAAAGTCAACAGTAAGTGCTGCAATATTAAATGCAGGGATTCAGAAAAAACAAGAGTCTCCGAAGGAAGTTACTGCACCTATTGCATCAGCAAATACAGTGAGACAGCAAAAAAACCGCTATTCGCCTGCTGTACTTAGACTGGCGCAAGAACATGATATTCCACTTGAGCAAGTTGTTGGTACAGGAGAGGGTGGCCGTATTACACGAAAAGATCTACAACAACTCATTGACGCAGGAAATATACCAACGCCAAAAGATGTAACACCTTCTGAGCCAGTTGCAGTTGCAACAACGGCTAGTAGCCAACCTGTTGCCGCTGTCGAAACACCAACAAAACCAATCGCATCCTCGCCAGTGTTGCAAACAGGCGACATTGAAATTCCGGTAACGAATGTGCGCCGTGCCATTGCGAATAATATGGTACGTAGTGCTCAAGAAGTCCCACATGCTTGGATGATGATGGAAGTTGATGTAACGGATTTAGTGGCTTATCGGGATAGTATAAAGATGGACTTTAAGCAAAAGGAAGGTTTTAATATTACCTACTTTGCGTTCTTTGTAAAGGCCGTTGCACAAGCTTTAAAAGAGTTCCCAATGATGAACTCTATGTGGGCGGGTGATAAAATTATCCAAAAACATGACATAAATATTTCCATTGCGGTAGCAACAGACGATGCACTTTTTGTCCCTGTTATAAAACACGCTGATGAAAAGTCCATTAAAGGGATTGCTAAAGAAATTCACGAGCTTGCCCAAAAAGTGCGCACAGGAAAACTGACGATGGACAATATGCAAGGTGGTACTTTTACAGTTAATAATACGGGTGCTTTCGGTTCTGTGCAGTCGATGGGTATTATTAATTATCCGCAAGCTGCCATCTTACAAGTGGAAAGTATTGTAAAAAAACCAGTTGTTTTACCTGGTGGAATGTTTGCAGCACGCGATATCGTAAATTTATGTTTATCTTTAGATCATCGTGTATTAGATGGATTAGTTTGTGGTAAATTCCTAAATAGAGTAAAAGAAATACTCGAAAATACAAATAAATCTTCGACGTCAGTCTACTGA
- a CDS encoding alpha-ketoacid dehydrogenase subunit beta, with protein sequence MAVMSYIDAITLAMKEEMERDERVFILGEDVGRKGGVFKATTGLYEQFGEYRVLDTPLAESAIAGVGIGAAMYGMRPIAEMQFADFIMPAVNQIVSEAAKIRYRSNNDWTCPIVVRAPFGGGIHGALYHSQSVEALFAGTPGLKIVIPSTPYDAKGLLKAAIRDEDPVLFFEHKRAYRLIKGEVPLDDYTLPIGKADVKREGEDVTVITYGLAVHFALQAAERLAADGISVHILDLRTVYPLDKEAIIEAASKTGKVLLVTEDNKEGSIISEVAAIIAEHCLFDLDAPIQRLAGPDVPAMPYAPTMEKFFMINPEKVERALRDLAAF encoded by the coding sequence ATGGCAGTAATGTCTTATATTGATGCGATTACATTAGCGATGAAGGAAGAAATGGAACGAGATGAACGAGTTTTCATTTTAGGAGAGGACGTTGGTCGTAAAGGTGGCGTTTTCAAAGCAACTACGGGTCTTTATGAGCAGTTTGGGGAGTATCGTGTGTTAGATACACCGCTTGCGGAAAGTGCGATTGCAGGAGTTGGTATTGGCGCGGCAATGTACGGCATGCGTCCAATTGCTGAAATGCAGTTTGCAGACTTTATAATGCCTGCTGTGAACCAAATTGTATCGGAAGCTGCGAAAATCCGTTATCGCTCCAATAATGACTGGACTTGTCCTATAGTAGTCCGTGCTCCTTTTGGTGGTGGGATTCACGGAGCGCTTTATCATTCACAATCGGTAGAAGCACTTTTTGCTGGAACACCCGGTTTGAAAATTGTTATTCCTTCCACTCCGTATGATGCGAAAGGCTTGTTAAAGGCAGCAATTCGTGATGAAGACCCGGTATTATTCTTTGAACATAAGCGTGCGTATCGCCTAATCAAAGGGGAAGTCCCATTAGACGATTATACATTACCAATCGGCAAGGCAGATGTGAAGCGAGAAGGGGAAGACGTTACGGTCATTACGTATGGTCTAGCCGTTCATTTCGCTTTACAGGCAGCCGAGCGTTTAGCGGCAGATGGCATCTCTGTCCATATTTTAGATTTACGTACAGTGTATCCGTTAGATAAAGAAGCTATTATTGAAGCGGCAAGTAAAACAGGAAAAGTATTGCTTGTAACAGAAGATAACAAGGAAGGCAGTATTATAAGTGAGGTTGCGGCCATTATCGCAGAACATTGCTTATTTGACCTTGATGCGCCTATTCAACGTTTAGCTGGACCAGATGTACCTGCAATGCCATATGCGCCTACAATGGAAAAGTTTTTCATGATAAATCCTGAAAAAGTAGAGCGGGCATTGAGAGATTTAGCTGCATTCTAA